Genomic segment of Acidobacteriota bacterium:
CTATGTGACGGCCTTGCGCCGCGAGATCGAGGAGATGACCGCCGAAGGTCGCGGTGCGTTGCAGGAGAAGCTCGAAAGCACCGGTAGTCGAGACCTCTTGAAGGCTGCCGTGGCAGCGACGCAGGTACCGACCGGAGCCGATGCCGGGCCGGCGGTCAGTATTCGAATGGAAAACGGCGCGCGCCGCATTCCCTGGCTCGAGCTGGTCAAGGAGATCGTCGGCGTGTTGCTCGAATTCCTGCCGGTCGGGGACTTGCTCAAGGGCGTCATCTCCGAGCTTCTCAAGATCATCGACAAGATCTTCGGTGGCCTGCCCCACGAAGACCTCGGCCGTCCGGCCACGGCGCTGGGCTGATAGAGAGAAACTAAGGAGACCGACTTATGGTTCTGTCAACTCGTTGGAATTCCCTGATGTTTCTGGTCGTCAGCCTGCTGACCCTTGGAGTCGAGGCTCGCTCGCAGGATTTAGGTTCGCTGCAAGAGGTCGGGCGGGAACCGACAACGGCGTCCCGGGCGACAGCAGGCGACGAGCGGATTTCCTGGCTGATGGCGGATGAGGGAGACGAAATCGTTGTTGCTCAGTGCGGAGACTTCTCTCCCCTCCGGGTCAGCTTGAGTGTGCGACGCAAGTTCTCCGGACTGGGCGTTGGCTCCCTGCTGCGCTTCCAGACTATTCAGGGGCCGAATGGAGAGACCCTGGTGATTCGGGCCGATGTCGTGTGTGACTCAGCGACGGTGGACAAGGGTTTTTGCGCCGGGCTGGGACCGGCTCTTCTCACCAAAGATGAGTGTGTGGCTCTTGAGTGCGATCTTCTTGAAGACCCCAACTGTCCGAGTGCCGGGGGTGGTTACAAGTGCGTTTGCGGAACGTTCAGTCCAGGAGTTTTGTGTATTGACGAAGCTGAATAACTACCCGGCTTGACGCGGCTCATGGGGTCATCGCGCGGGGAACGGATTGAAGACCGGTGCGCTTCCGATCGGTGAGATCAGGGAGTGGTCTCGACCCGTACCGGGGTCGGCGGCTCGGCGCCCTGGCGATCGCTGGTGACCTCGACGCTCCACATCTGGGATTCACGGCCGATGTTGTCCGTCGCCTGGAAGTCGAGGCGGTGCGGGCCGTCGCCGTTCGGTGGGTCGAGGCTGCGATCCTGCCAGGTCTGCCAGCCGCCGTCGCCCCAGCGATAGGTCACCTCGGCGACACCGGCGACGTCGTCGTGGGCTTCGAGGCGCAGTCGGCCGCCGGCGCCGAGGACCACCGTGTCGGCGCTGGCGGAGCGCCCCAGGCCCTCGATCTGAACCGCCACCACCGGCGCTTCCAGATCCTCCTTGTCGCCCAGGATGGCGACCGGGCGGGTGGCCGCCGGGAAACCGTCGAGGCCGCTGGCGGAGACCGCCGTCACGCGCCAGTGGTGCTCGCCCACGGGCAGCGCCGTGGCGCTCCAGGCGGTGGTCGTCACCTTCGCCTGCTCGAGGCGGAGGTTGCAGTCACGGTCGGGACAGACCTCGACCACGTAGGCCTCGGCGCCCTTCACTTCCTGCCAGCGGAAGCGCGGATTGGGATAAGGCCACGAGTCGCCGTCATCGGTCAACCGCGGTGCCGGCAGCAGGCGTTCCGGCGGATTCGGCGCCTTGCCTTCCTCGACGGTTGTTCCCATGCCCTTGGGCACCGAGACCTCGGCGCCGCCCGATTCCACCTGGCTCTCGCCGGCGTAAACCATCAACTGAGCGCCGCCCGACTCGTCCTTGCGCAGGCGACCTTCGGCGACGCCGCCGGCGCCGGCCTTCGGGCGGGCGGTGGTGCCGCCGATGAGAATTTCGATGTCCGATGCTCCCGGTCGCTCCGGTCGCGCCACCAGGTCTGCCTGGCCGGTGACGATTTCGATCGTCTCCTGCTTGATTCCGGTGAGGGTGGCGCCGACGCGGCGCAGAAAGATGAGCGAGTCCTCGGTCATCGAGAGGCGGGTGCCGTCGTCGAACTCGATGTTGGTCGAGGCCTTGCGGAAGGTCCGAATGCCATCCTGCTCGCGCAGCAGGTCGCCGCGCCGGGCGGCGGTCCAGGGCGCCGGTTGGGGTTTCTTGTTGACCTTGCGAGAGACCTCGATCACCCGTGCGACCCGCGGCGGGAGCTCGCGGTTGATGATCACCCGCAGCTGGCGTCCGATGCTGAGCAGATCGGGATCCGCCAGGTCCGGATTGAGGCGGTAGTTTTCGCGCCACAGATCTTCGGTGCCGAGGTAGAGCTTGGTGATGCCGCGCAGGGTCTCGCCGGGGCGCACCGTGTGGTTGCCGACCTCGTCACCGGGGCGCGGCTCGGGGCCGCCCTGAGCGCTGGCGATGGGAGCCAGCACGAGGGCGAACATCAGCGTCAGCAGCGAGCGTCTCATGGCGCACCCCCGGCGTTGATCGCGGCCACGGTGGCCGCGATATCGGCCACTTCGCTGGCTTGATTACCGACCCGGTCGGTCGCCCGCAGAGTGATCCGGTGACCAACGGTGGCGAAGGGTTCGTCGGCAGGGCGCCAGGTGGCGCCGTCCTCGGACCATTCGAGCCGTTGCAGGCCGGCACCGGCGTCTTCCGCCCGCGCCGCCACGATGTGGAGCTGATTGATCTCATCGACATCCACCAGGTTCCAGACGATCGCCGGCGGCTCGAGATCGATGCTGAACTCGAGGGTCTCGGTGGTGGTGCTGTTGCCCACTCGGTCGGCTGCCGTGACCGTCGCCCGGTGGGGGCCGGCGGTCCAGGGCGGCGACCACCTATCGGCACGGACCGCCGCGCCGTCGAGGCGATAGTCGCGAAACTCGCCGAAGCCGCTTTCGCTATCGCTGCCGCGGGGCGCCAGGCGGCTGCCGGGTCCCAGGAACAGCACCTCGCCGAGGCGGGCCCAGGGGCCTTCGACATAGATCTTCGCCGACGGGGGGGTGGCGTCGAGGCGCAGCTCGAGTCGCTCGGCCTCGGATCGGTTGCCGACGCCGTCCGTCGCCCAGCCCTGCAGGATGACGGTGCCTCCGGCGCCTGCGATGGAGCCCCGCGCCTGGTCGCCAGCGGCCGTGACCTTGCCGCCACCGCCGTCGACCTCGACCCGGGCGACGCCGGCGTAGTCATCGCGGCCCCGGGCGACGACGGCGGCCGTCGGGGAGGTCCAGCGTTGACCGGCGGTGTCTTCGACCACCTCGGGCTCGACCGTCAAAGTGACCTCCGGCGGTGTGGCGTCGACCCGCAGCCGGGTCCAGCGCAGCGCCGAGCGATTGCCCGCCGCATCGCGACTGGCGGAGGTCAGCCAGTGCAGGCCTTCCTCGGCAGGGGCGGTCACCAAAGCGTCCTCTGCCTCAGCCAGGAGGCCGCCATCGATCGCCGCCTCGACGGCCAGGCCGGGCTGCGAATGTTGGAGTCGGATTTGGTCGCCGGGAGCGACGACGAGGGCGTCGGGCTCAGCCGCGAACAGCGTCGCCGGCAGGAAGAGTGTGGACCAGAAGGCTCTTCGGAGATTCATCGTCTCGCAGTTGCTCCGTTTCGAGCTGGGATTCGATCTCGACGTCCCAGCGGGCCCCGAGGGTCTCGGCGATGGCGGCGAAAGAGCTCGCCACCTTTTCGGCGTCGCTCGGGCGAGCCTCGGGACTCTTGCTCATCAGACGGTCCAGCAGCTCACCGAAGACCTGGGGAATTCCAGGATCGAGCTGGTGGGCCGGCGTTGCGACCGTGTGGAGAGTTCCCGAGATGATTTGTTTGAGTGTCCCGGCGCCGAAAGGCTTCAGACCCGTCACCGCTTCATACAGAACAACGCCCAGGGAAAAAAGATCACCGGCGGGAGTATAGCCCATGCCTTGAAGGGCTTCCGGAGGTAGATACCCCGGGGTGCCGAAGACCAGATCGGAGGCTTCGTTGAGGGTCGAGATGGCCTGGGCGATGCCGAAATCGGCCACCTTGATCGAGCGATCGGCGCCGAGCAGGATGTTGGCCGGCTTGACGTCGTGGTGGACGATGTCGGCGCGATGGGCCTCGGCGAGGCCGGCGGCCATCGCTTGACCGAGCAGCGCTGCCGGGCCCGGCGCTAGCACCTTGTGCTCCGCGAGATAACGCTCGAGGCTGACCCCATCGACCAACTCCATGACGATGTAGGCCATGTCCTCGGTGTCTTCCATGTCGTAGACGGCGACGATGTTGGGGTGCTGGAAGCGCGCCACCGTCACCGCCTCCTGGAGCAGGCGGGCGAGGTGGTCGTTACGCGACTCTCCTTGCTCCGGGCCGAGGTGGACGGTCTTGATGGCGAGCGGGCGTTGCAGCTTGGGGTCCCAGGCGCGGAACACCATGCCCATCGCGCCCTGCCCGAGGATGCCGAGGATCTGGTAGCGGCCGAGGAAGATGCGCTCGAGGGCGTCGCGGTCCTTGATGCGCTGCTCGAGGCGCTCGAAGGAGGCGCGCAGATCTTCGATCTCGTTACCGCGCGACGGTTGCGTGCTGAGGCCCGCCAGGCGCCGCTGGACCCGGGTCAGGTCGCGGATCGGCCGGACGATCGAAACATAGGCGGCGCTCGACAGCAGGCCGGTCAGCAGCAGCGCGAAGCCGAGGGAGGTGAGGGAATCGCGCAGCATGGTCTGGGAGACCGCTTCGGCGGCGGCGGCGGGCTGTCGCGAGAGCACCATCCACGGGGTGCTCGGTACCGGGTTGAAGGCCGCCAAGATCTCGCGCCCGGCTTCGTCCGTTTCGCGGTGGATGCCCTGGATGTAGCCACGCGCTGTGCCTTCGAGGATTTCCTGCGGCAGGTCGTTGCGGCGCAGGGGAGTGCCGGCGAGCACTCCGCCCTGGGCGTCGATCAGGGAGAGGGAGGCCTGATCGCCGATCAAGCTGTCGTTGACGGCCTCCGTGATCGGGGCGGCGTCGGCCACCAGGCGAAGGGTGCCGCGATCCTCCGGCATCGCCACCTCGAGGCGTAACCAGAGGCCCTCCTGAACGATCAAGAGCGGCGAGTCGGTCGCCGGATCGGCCAGGATCCTGCCCATCAGCTCGGCATCCTCCTTGCGCTGGGCGCGCACGATCTCGGTGCCCGCGGAATCGTAGAGGGCGAGGCTGCCGAGATCCGGCCGAGCGGCCAAGAACGAGCTCAGGAAGCCGGTGGCTTCGGGGGCCAGAGGGTTGTTGTAAACGGCCGGATTGTTGGCCGCGGCGCGGGCCAGGGAGCGGCGGCTCTCGACCTGGTCGCTGATGTTGGCGGCCACCGTGTTGGTGGCTACCACGTTGGTGCGCAGAACCTGCTCGCTCATGCTTTCGCGGTTGATCCCCACCAGCCGCAGGGAAGTCAGCAGCAGGGGCACCAGGCCGACGGTGGCGAGGGCGAGGGCGATGCGGGTCAGTAGGCCGAGGCGCAATCCGGGGGCTCGAGGTAATTCGACGTTTCGGTGCGAAAAATTTGCTCTTCGGTATGGAATCGAGAGTAACTTGCAGTATAACTATCAGTAGCTCATGGAGCCACGAAGAACGATTCAGGTCCTGCTGACGGAGGATGGTCGGCCCAGGCGGATCTTGCTGGAGCGCCCGCTCCCGGCGGACGGTCGCTTGGCGGTCGCGATCCACGATGGCGACAAACTGCCGGCGGCTTGGGTCGATGGCGGCATCGCCGAGGTCGAGCAGGACGTCCAGATCGCCGAGACCGAAGACGGCACCGGGGCGATCCGCCTGGCCCAGGGCACTTCCCGCTATGGCGAGGTGATCATGCTCTCGGCGACCTCCGAAGGGCGCCTCCCGAAGCCCTCCGAAGAGGGGCCCTACGACTTCCTGACCCGTCCCCTGACACGCTCCGAGCTCAAGGAGCTGACCCAGGCGGCGGCTTCGGCGCGGCCTTCGAGCCCGATCCTGGGGCAGAGCGCTGCCGTGCTCAAGCTGCTCGACACCATCGATCGCATCGCCGCCTCGCCGGCATCGGTGCTGATCCACGGCGAGACCGGCACCGGCAAGACGCTGGCGGCGCGGGCGATCCACGAAGCCAGCGATCGTCGCGACAAGCCCTTCGTGGTGGTCAACTGCAGCGCCTTTCAGGATCAGCTCCTCGAGAGCGAGCTGTTCGGTCACGAGAAGGGATCCTTCACCGGCGCGACGGCGGCCAAGCCGGGCCTCTTCGAGGTCGCCAACGGGGGGACCCTGTTCCTCGACGAAGTCGCCGAGATGACTTCGGCGATGCAGGCCAAGTTGCTGCAGACCCTCGACAACGGCGAGCTGCGTCGGGTCGGTGGCACCAAGACCCGCAAGGTCGATGTTCGCATCGTGGCGGCTTCCAACAAAGACCTCAAGGCCGAAGTCAAGGCCGGGAATTTCCGCCAGGACCTGCTCTTCCGGTTGCGCGTCATCACCCTCGAAGTGCCGGCGCTCCGCGAACGCAAGGAGGACATTCCCTTGCTGGTGGCGACTTTCTTGACCCGCTATCAACTGCCCGGCCGGCGCCCGAAGAGCATCGCTCCGGGGGCCCTCAAGCTGCTGCAGGAGTATGCCTGGCCGGGCAATGTTCGCGAGCTGATGAACACCATCGAGGGGTTGATCCTGCTGTCGCCGGAGGACGAGATCGGGGCCCAGGATCTGCCCCCCAGCCTGCGACCGTCGACCCAGCTCGACCTGCCGGATGTCGAGGCGCCCTTGCCCATGTCCGAGGTCGAGCGCCTGCACGTGGCTCGGGCTCTGCGCTACACCAAGGGCAGCAAGGCGCCGGCGGCGCGCTTGCTCGGCATCGACGTCAAGACTCTCAACAACAAGATCCGAAACTACGGAATCGAGATCTGAGACTCCTGGGAAAAACTCCGTGCCCCTCCACGAATTCCCTCGCCGCAGCGGACGGTTGCGGCGCGGCACGAGCAGTGTTAGCTTTTTAGCGCAGTCTTGAAGTTTTTTCGAATCTTGGGTTTGGCGGGTGCCAGCTTCGCTTCGACGCCCGTTTCGGCAGGATGGCAAGGCCTTTGCTCTAACCTGAGGCGAGCTCGAACTCGAACAGGAAATTGCTCCGCTGTTCACTCGTATGCAAGGAGGTCAGTGTGTCTTCACCGATGGATCTTTTGACGCAGGCTCTGGGCGGTGACGCCCTTTCTCAGTTGAGTGGCGCCCTCGGTGCCGACAGCGGCGCCACCAGCAAGGCGGTGTCCGCGGCTCTGCCGATGTTGATGGGCGCTCTGGCCAAGAACGCTTCCTCGTCGAACGGCGCCGGTGCCCTGGCCGGCGCCCTCGATCGCGAT
This window contains:
- a CDS encoding serine/threonine protein kinase; its protein translation is MRLGLLTRIALALATVGLVPLLLTSLRLVGINRESMSEQVLRTNVVATNTVAANISDQVESRRSLARAAANNPAVYNNPLAPEATGFLSSFLAARPDLGSLALYDSAGTEIVRAQRKEDAELMGRILADPATDSPLLIVQEGLWLRLEVAMPEDRGTLRLVADAAPITEAVNDSLIGDQASLSLIDAQGGVLAGTPLRRNDLPQEILEGTARGYIQGIHRETDEAGREILAAFNPVPSTPWMVLSRQPAAAAEAVSQTMLRDSLTSLGFALLLTGLLSSAAYVSIVRPIRDLTRVQRRLAGLSTQPSRGNEIEDLRASFERLEQRIKDRDALERIFLGRYQILGILGQGAMGMVFRAWDPKLQRPLAIKTVHLGPEQGESRNDHLARLLQEAVTVARFQHPNIVAVYDMEDTEDMAYIVMELVDGVSLERYLAEHKVLAPGPAALLGQAMAAGLAEAHRADIVHHDVKPANILLGADRSIKVADFGIAQAISTLNEASDLVFGTPGYLPPEALQGMGYTPAGDLFSLGVVLYEAVTGLKPFGAGTLKQIISGTLHTVATPAHQLDPGIPQVFGELLDRLMSKSPEARPSDAEKVASSFAAIAETLGARWDVEIESQLETEQLRDDESPKSLLVHTLPAGDAVRG
- a CDS encoding sigma-54 dependent transcriptional regulator — encoded protein: MEPRRTIQVLLTEDGRPRRILLERPLPADGRLAVAIHDGDKLPAAWVDGGIAEVEQDVQIAETEDGTGAIRLAQGTSRYGEVIMLSATSEGRLPKPSEEGPYDFLTRPLTRSELKELTQAAASARPSSPILGQSAAVLKLLDTIDRIAASPASVLIHGETGTGKTLAARAIHEASDRRDKPFVVVNCSAFQDQLLESELFGHEKGSFTGATAAKPGLFEVANGGTLFLDEVAEMTSAMQAKLLQTLDNGELRRVGGTKTRKVDVRIVAASNKDLKAEVKAGNFRQDLLFRLRVITLEVPALRERKEDIPLLVATFLTRYQLPGRRPKSIAPGALKLLQEYAWPGNVRELMNTIEGLILLSPEDEIGAQDLPPSLRPSTQLDLPDVEAPLPMSEVERLHVARALRYTKGSKAPAARLLGIDVKTLNNKIRNYGIEI